Proteins found in one Apostichopus japonicus isolate 1M-3 chromosome 16, ASM3797524v1, whole genome shotgun sequence genomic segment:
- the LOC139982861 gene encoding uncharacterized protein, whose amino-acid sequence MTILELATDLVIPQHGDGWHQLRNGEIPWHLARDVSLELKSFVVAMLLRDYTQRPTLAQLSTIPKIQRVLTSRWRELFLQQLKNKCFHILLVLWSFFLAIFYRIFSPLFSLKRKLFQTSAMEQKVIKTERQIRRPSDWDLSFSDDECFESDQSHSSFGVPLSNSSFSSEEDAPKGSSILLSKARFRFPLPMTPKSGPRGGKPIPRSSSPIARLSPQR is encoded by the exons ATGACTATCTTGGAGCTAGCAACAGATTTAGTGATTCCGCAACATGGAGATGGATGGCATCAACTCAGAAATGGTGAAATACCTTGGCATCTAGCCAGAG ATGTGTCTCTAGAGTTGAAAAGCTTCGTTGTTGCTATGCTCCTTCGTGATTACACCCAACGTCCTACCCTGGCCCAACTCAGCACGATCCCCAAAATCCAGCGAGTGCTCACATCAAGATGGCGTGAGCTCTTTTTACAGCAGTTG aaaaacaaatgttttcacATCCTCTTAGTTCTGTGGAGTTTCTTTCTGGCCATATTTTATCGGATCTTCAGTCCTCTGTTTTCGCTGAAGAGAAAGTTGTTCCAAACCTCTGCTATGGAACAGAAAGTTATAAAAACAGAGAGACAAATTAGAAGACCTTCAGATTGGGATCTTAGTTTCTCCGATG ATGAATGTTTCGAGAGTGACCAATCTCACAGTTCATTTGGCGTTCCCCTTAGCAACAGTTCCTTCTCCAGTGAGGAAGATGCCCCGAAAGGTTCATCAATTCTGCTATCTAAAGCCCG GTTTCGGTTCCCTTTACCAATGACTCCTAAATCTGGACCAAGAGGTGGTAAACCAATTCCGAGGAGTTCCTCCCCTATTGCTCGCTTATCACCGCAGAGGTAA